The Terriglobus roseus sequence TTGCGAAACGGTTCGCGGACGTACAGGTCTTCCAGATAAAGCGCGGGCCGGCCCTCCCATGTGGAGTACTGGAAGAAGAAGAGCGCGAACCCGGCCACGGCACCGTCCCACTCCGCCATGATGCAGCGGAAGTACGGCTCCGGCCCGAAGCCGTCGCGCAGCAGATCCGCCTCCGTGGCAATGGCAGCGTCCGGCTCGTTCTCATAGATGGCCAGGTCGCGAATCAGCGCAAGAATCTCAGGCACATCGGCCGACACGGCATCACGAATCAGAAGGCTCACGGTCGGTTTCCTGGGGTGGTGCTGTTGGGTGCCGCCGGGGTGCCTGGCGTGGTCGTGCTTGCCTTTGCAGCGTCTTTCTCGGCCTTGGCTTCCGCAGCTTCCGCGTCAGCCTCAGCCTTGGCGCGGGCCGCGGCTTTCTCCTCGTTCTTTTTGGCGTCGGCGACGGCCAGGTACTTGTCAAAGGGAACGCTAAAGCCGAACAGCTCGGTATCCTTCGTCTCAGCCTTCGAGTGAATCATCTTGACGTACAGTTCCGCGCCCCGCAGCGGCGGATCATCCAGGTCCTTGATGTCGTAGAAGAGGAAGCCGCTGGCCGTGGTGTGCGGCGGAATCACTGTCTGCGAAAAGCCGAAGTCCTTGTCGTCATCCAGGATCTTCTTATCGACAGGCGTTGGCCGGTACGCGATGGGCGTGCCGGGGATGTGCTTTTCCTTGATGTCCTTGAAGCGGAACAGGCGGCGATTCAACTCGTCCGGTGTCGCCGCGGGCAGCTTCGTACCATCGGAGGCGATGAACTGGATGCGTGCCTGGTTCAGGTCCAGCGGTGCATCGCTGTCGTTGGCGATGACCAGCCGCACCGGCAGAACGCTGTGTCCCAGGTAGTCGAGCCGGAAGAAGTCACCCTGACCGCGCCCGTCGAGCGGCTCAGCGGCAATGGTGACGTGTTCCTTCTCATGCGTCTCGTGCGCGGGATAGGCGGTGGCAGCCAGCGCGGGCGGCGCTTTCTTCGCGGCGGCGAAGGCAGCAGGGCTCACCAGCAGCAGCGCGGCCAGCAGTGAGAGTCGACTTGGGGGCAGGGAAAAGCGCATATCGGTGAGACGTGCGGGCAGTCGCGCTGGTTCACGCGGCTGGCTGCGCCGTCTTGCCATTATCAGTCGGCCCGCTCGAGAGGGTAAAGTGACCTTGCGGCGGTGCAACTCTGCCACTGTGGTGATCTGCCCGGAATGATGATGCTTTACAGCCTTGCGGTGACCGTGGCGCTGGTGCTTAGCGCACCGGTGTGGGGCTGGCGCATGCTGCGGCAGGGCCGCTATCGGCAGGGTCTGCAGCAGCGTCTGGGTGATGTTCCGTTACGTCTGCGCGACTTTGTAAGGGACCGTCCCGTCCTCTGGCTGCACGCTGTCTCCGTGGGCGAGACACTGGCCGCGACCCGGCTCATCGCGGAGCTGGAAGCCGCCCTGCCGGGCTATGCCGTCGTCATCTCGACCACAACCCCCACCGGCCAGCAGGTCGCGCGCGAGCGCTTCGGCGTGGATCGTGTCTTCTTCTACCCATTGGATCTTGCCTTCGCCGTACGACCCTACCTGCGCGCCCTGCAGCCAAAGCTTGTCATCCTGATGGAGAGCGAGCTCTGGCCACGCATGCTGGTCGAGTGTGAACGCGCGGGCGTCCCCGTGGCCGTGGTGAACGCACGTGTCAGCGACCGATCCCTCCCGCGCTATATGCGTTTGCGAGTCCTCTGGAAGCCACTGCTCGGCAAGCTGTCGTTGCTGCTGGCGCAG is a genomic window containing:
- a CDS encoding GNAT family N-acetyltransferase, coding for MSLLIRDAVSADVPEILALIRDLAIYENEPDAAIATEADLLRDGFGPEPYFRCIMAEWDGAVAGFALFFFQYSTWEGRPALYLEDLYVREPFRKRGIGLALFQRLAQIALERQCTRFQWECLDWNQPALDFYENAGAKVLREWLNLRVTGDALQALAGSTR